From Oreochromis niloticus isolate F11D_XX linkage group LG14, O_niloticus_UMD_NMBU, whole genome shotgun sequence, one genomic window encodes:
- the LOC106097863 gene encoding dehydrogenase/reductase SDR family member 11 — translation MDRWRGRVALVTGASVGIGAAIAVELVRLGMKVVGCARDVAKIQKLAAECQSAGHPGVLVPFKCDLTKEEEILAMFAAIKEQHKGVDVCINNAGLSHPEPLLSGKTSGWKNIMDVNVLALSICAREAYQSMKERNVDDGHIININSISGHQVIPAAEIHFYTASKYAVTALTEGLRQELRAENTHIRATSISPGLVATGFISWARSNNRDQVAGMYATRKSLETKDIASAVTYVLSAPPHVQIGELVVEPIYQVSCCPSNPSTRTQARLHIKVV, via the exons ATGGACCGCTGGCGGGGCAGAGTGGCTCTGGTGACCGGCGCCTCGGTCGGGATTGGGGCGGCTATAGCTGTAGAGTTGGTCCGGCTCGGTATGAAAGTAGTGGGCTGCGCCAGGGACGTCGCAAAAATCCAG AAACTGGCAGCAGAGTGTCAGAGCGCCGGCcatcctggtgttttggttccTTTCAAGTGTGACTTGACCAAAGAGGAGGAGATTCTGGCCATGTTTGCAGCGATCAAAGAGCAGCACAAAGGTGTGGACGTGTGTATCAACAATGCTGGCTTATCTCATCCAGAGCCACTGCTAAGTGGCAAAACCAGCGGCTGGAAGAACATCATGGAT GTGAACGTTCTTGCCCTGAGCATCTGTGCACGTGAAGCTTATCAGTCAATGAAAGAGAGAAACGTGGATGATGGGCACATCATAAACATAAACAG CATCTCTGGACATCAAGTCATTCCAGCTGCTGAAATACATTTCTACACTGCCAGCAAGTATGCTGTAACTGCTCTGACTGAGGGCCTGAGACAGGAGCTGCGTGCTGAAAACACCCATATCCGAGCCACA AGCATTTCTCCTGGTTTAGTGGCGACAGGATTTATATCATGGGCCAGGAGCAACAATCGTGATCAAGTGGCTGGCATGTATGCTACACGcaag TCTCTGGAAACAAAAGACATTGCCAGTGCTGTCACGTACGTCCTCAGTGCCCCTCCTCATGTTCAG ATTGGAGAACTTGTGGTTGAACCTATATATCAGGTGTCATGTTGCCCCAGCAACCCCAGTACCAGGACCCAGGCTCGTCTTCACATTAAAGTGGTGTGA